The Deltaproteobacteria bacterium genome includes a window with the following:
- a CDS encoding SDR family NAD(P)-dependent oxidoreductase encodes AMYAASKAAMNAFSEGLWSDLAGSNIHVAIVNPGPIDTEIWLKEDEPNAYHGRKYPPEIVTDAIFEAIERRRYEMTVPRRNPMLVTARFLRLFLPNLLRFGLAKSDPVPAEVVEQARARALRGKRLGDLSEG; translated from the coding sequence GCGATGTACGCCGCCTCCAAGGCCGCGATGAACGCCTTCAGCGAGGGGCTCTGGAGCGACCTCGCCGGCTCGAACATCCACGTGGCGATCGTGAACCCGGGGCCGATCGACACGGAGATCTGGCTCAAGGAGGACGAGCCGAACGCATACCACGGCAGGAAGTACCCGCCCGAGATCGTGACCGACGCCATCTTCGAAGCGATCGAGAGGCGCCGCTACGAGATGACCGTCCCCAGGCGCAATCCGATGCTGGTGACCGCGCGCTTCCTCCGCCTCTTCCTCCCCAACCTCCTCCGCTTCGGCCTGGCGAAGTCGGACCCCGTGCCGGCGGAGGTGGTCGAGCAGGCGCGGGCCCGGGCGCTCAGGGGCAAGCGCCTCGGGGACTTGAGCGAGGGCTGA